A single Mastacembelus armatus unplaced genomic scaffold, fMasArm1.2, whole genome shotgun sequence DNA region contains:
- the galr1b gene encoding galanin receptor type 1b — translation MLLPGNGSAGWAELLESNRSEADGGSGPEAVIVPVVFGLIFVVGVVGNFLVIVVIGKASYSGGEGGGGGGGLKRSGSPTNVFILNLSVADLSFLLFCVPFQATIYSLPEWVFGAFLCKFGHYFSTVSMLVSIFTLIAMSVDRYIAVVHSKKSPCVRNRRNALTGVCVIWTLSLVCSVPVAQHQVLTNHPNAPNSTFCWEKWSGASKHTYKVTILLIGYLLPLMLISCCYTKVLVHLHKKMKNMSKKSERSKRKTAQTVLLVITAFTICWMPHHIIAMWVEFGTFPLNDASFAFRIVSHCLSYGNSCVNPVLYAFLSENFRKACRQVFTCCLLFPTPPKGKMVRLRMETFSTTHSTTNI, via the exons ATGTTGCTGCCGGGAAACGGCTCCGCTGGTTGGGCTGAACTCCTGGAATCTAACCGGTCGGAAGCGGACGGCGGGTCCGGGCCGGAGGCGGTGATAGTGCCGGTGGTGTTCGGGCTGATCTTCgtggtgggggtggtggggaACTTTCTCGTGATAGTGGTGATCGGGAAGGCGAGTTACAGCGGTGGAGAGGGGGGCGGAGGGGGAGGAGGGCTGAAGCGCTCCGGCAGCCCGACCAATGTCTTTATTCTGAACCTGAGCGTGGCGGACCTCagcttcctcctcttctgcgTCCCCTTCCAGGCCACCATCTACTCCCTGCCGGAGTGGGTGTTCGGCGCCTTCCTCTGTAAGTTCGGACACTACTTCTCCACCGTCAGCATGCTGGTCAGCATCTTCACGCTCATCGCCATGTCCGTGGACCGCTACATCGCCGTGGTGCACTCCAAGAAGTCTCCATGCGTCCGGAACCGCAGGAACGCTCTAACCGGGGTTTGCGTCATCTGGACGCTGTCTCTGGTGTGCTCCGTTCCGGTGGCCCAGCACCAGGTCCTCACGAACCACCCCAACGCCCCTAACAGCACTTTCTGCTGGGAAAAGTGGTCCGGAGCCTCCAAGCACACGTACAAAGTGACCATTCTGCTGATCGGATACCTGCTTCCGCTGATGCTCATCAGTTGCTGCTACACCAAG GTTTTGGTTCATCTCCATAAAAAGATGAAGAACATGTCCAAGAAGTCGGAGCGCTCCAAAAGGAAG ACGGCTCAGACAGTGCTTCTGGTCATCACCGCCTTCACCATCTGTTGGATGCCCCACCACATCATTGCCATGTGGGTGGAGTTTGGAACCTTCCCCCTCAATGATGCTTCCTTTGCCTTTCGTATTGTCTCCCACTGCCTGTCTTATGGAAACTCCTGCGTTAACCCTGTCCTCTATGCCTTCCTTTCCGAGAACTTCCGCAAGGCCTGCCGCCAGGTCTTCACCTGCTGCTTGTTGTTCCCAACGCCACCCAAGGGCAAGATGGTTCGTTTACGCATGGAAACCTTCTCCACCACACACTCCACCACCAACATATGA